The proteins below come from a single Accipiter gentilis chromosome W, bAccGen1.1, whole genome shotgun sequence genomic window:
- the LOC126035341 gene encoding uncharacterized protein LOC126035341, with protein sequence MLCQHCSAVAKTLVCYQHLSSYRAAEHSAMRAAIGSTNSISARPNTVGKHRRWKTSVWSPTRQVAITAEGEGESSRFAEVKAIQLALDIAEKVPVFYLYTDSWMVANALWGWLQQWKQSNWQRRGKPIWAAALWQDIASRLENLVVRHEDSHVPKRRATEEHRNNDQVDQAAKIEVSQVDLDWQHKGELFMAQWAHDTSGHQGRDATYRWARDRGADLTMDMNVKHECETCAAIKQAKRLKPLWYGGRWLKYKFGEAWQIDYITLPQTRQGKRYVLTMVEATTGWLETYSVPHATARNTILALEKQVLWRHGTPERIESGNGTHFRNNLIDT encoded by the coding sequence atgctgtgccagcactgctcagcagtagccaaaacactggtgtgttatcaacacctttctagctacagagctgcagagcacagtgctatgagggctgctatagggagtactaactccatctcagccagacccaatacagtgggaaagcatcgaaggtggaaaacttctgtatggagtcctacacgacaagttgcaataactgctgaaggagaaggtgaatcaagtcggtttgcagaggtgaaagccatccagttagcattagacattgctgaaaaagtgCCAGTgttctatctctatactgactcatggatggtggcaaatgccctgtgggggtggttacagcaatggaagcagagcaactggcagcgcagaggtaaacccatttgggctgccgcactgtggcaagatattgcgtcccggctagagaatctggttgtacgTCATGAAGATTCTCACGTACCCAAgcgtcgggccactgaggaacatcgaaacaacgatcaggtggatcaggctgccaagattgaagtgtctcaggtggacctggactggcaacataagggtgagctatttatggctcagtgggcccacgatacttcaggccatcagggaagagatgcaacatatagatgggctcgagatcgaggggcggacctgaccatggatatgaatgtgaaacatgaatgtgaaacatgtgctgcaattaagcaagccaagcggttaaagcccctgtggtatggaggacgatggctgaaatataaatttggggaagcctggcagattgactatatcacactcccacaaactcgccaaggcaagcgctatgtgctgacaatggtggaagcaaccaccggatggctggaaacatattctgtaccccatgccactgcccggaacactatcctggcccttgagaagcaggtcttgtggcgacatggcaccccagaaagaattgagtcaggcaacgggactcatttccgaaacaacctcatagacacctga